The Williamsia sp. DF01-3 genome has a window encoding:
- a CDS encoding condensation domain-containing protein, whose amino-acid sequence MTSEQSTRGQPDQMVAGLPLMVSQLGMRDGQLTEPSNPAYSIAMLVWFAGQPHPQLVRQAAEHTCRDAQATNVVLGVDESGSWTQKVAPAVAGSIDMMDFSAADDPEQAFRAWLSETVAVPFTLVGSPLLRQTVAVVDDRVAYVAIAHHMVIDGFGAALVQRRLVSVFAALSAGEPVPPNPFASLPELADAVRVPSPDDLPYWIDYLKDGPSILSFSGDVAAPAPAAITRGTVVSGVRRHGQMWTRLMIGAIAAYTARHTGMDEAIVGVPVSNRGNHVERRTPAMLMTVLPLRVPLDRSDSLRVVAREVGRSMAQLSRRTLHRPETLRNAVPSAWRSGRLHGPIANIVPFEVESVGGDTRYTVEIPNHGPVEDVSLLVAPENGTDVRVELTMNPRLYTPAEADEHLERLAAWLQAVSDDPDRPVRDVPFLTADEERAHERVRGDSSWSDGPDAAVAWDQPTTPAALAAHAGIDGDVVGALVLDRVGAPVPFGRPGQVWLMPGDGTGPIETGLLASVDSTSMLFRGRLADVRVVHGKSVDVGRLAAEVGAHEGVLTATVDPTQSKARLLVEVDRGIDAEKTRRHLARLLPAGVRLKVQTR is encoded by the coding sequence ATGACCTCCGAACAATCGACCCGCGGCCAGCCCGATCAGATGGTTGCTGGGTTGCCGCTGATGGTCTCGCAACTCGGAATGCGTGACGGGCAGCTGACTGAACCATCGAATCCGGCATATTCGATCGCCATGCTCGTCTGGTTCGCCGGCCAACCTCATCCGCAACTGGTACGACAGGCCGCCGAACACACATGCCGGGACGCCCAAGCCACCAATGTCGTACTCGGTGTGGACGAATCGGGGTCCTGGACCCAGAAGGTCGCCCCAGCCGTGGCCGGCTCGATCGACATGATGGATTTCTCCGCCGCGGACGATCCCGAGCAAGCGTTCCGCGCGTGGCTGTCGGAGACCGTGGCAGTTCCGTTCACGCTGGTCGGGTCGCCGCTGTTGCGGCAAACCGTTGCGGTGGTCGACGACCGGGTGGCTTACGTGGCGATCGCTCACCACATGGTGATCGACGGTTTCGGTGCAGCGCTCGTGCAGAGGCGTTTGGTGAGCGTCTTCGCCGCTTTGTCTGCCGGAGAACCGGTCCCACCCAATCCGTTTGCGTCATTGCCGGAGCTGGCTGATGCTGTGCGCGTCCCGAGCCCGGATGACCTGCCTTATTGGATCGACTACCTCAAAGATGGCCCATCGATTCTCTCGTTCAGTGGGGATGTGGCCGCCCCGGCTCCGGCGGCGATCACCCGCGGCACTGTGGTCTCCGGCGTCAGGCGTCACGGTCAGATGTGGACCAGACTGATGATCGGCGCCATCGCGGCGTACACCGCCCGGCACACGGGCATGGACGAAGCGATCGTCGGGGTACCGGTCTCCAATCGTGGAAACCATGTCGAGCGCCGCACACCGGCGATGTTGATGACGGTGCTGCCACTGCGGGTGCCGCTTGATCGCTCCGACTCCCTCCGAGTGGTCGCGCGAGAGGTCGGTCGGTCGATGGCGCAGTTGTCGAGGCGCACTTTGCATCGTCCGGAGACGCTGCGGAACGCAGTGCCGTCGGCCTGGCGTTCCGGGCGACTTCACGGACCGATCGCGAATATCGTTCCGTTTGAGGTCGAATCGGTGGGTGGCGACACCAGGTACACGGTAGAGATACCGAATCATGGTCCCGTGGAGGACGTTTCGTTGCTGGTTGCCCCGGAGAACGGAACCGATGTGCGGGTGGAACTGACCATGAACCCCCGTCTCTACACCCCTGCCGAAGCCGATGAGCACTTGGAAAGGCTGGCCGCGTGGCTCCAGGCCGTGTCCGACGATCCAGATCGCCCGGTCCGGGATGTGCCCTTCTTGACCGCCGATGAGGAGCGGGCGCATGAACGAGTTCGAGGCGACTCGTCCTGGTCGGATGGTCCGGACGCCGCGGTCGCGTGGGATCAGCCGACGACCCCCGCCGCTCTGGCTGCGCACGCTGGGATCGACGGCGACGTCGTCGGTGCGCTTGTGCTCGACCGGGTCGGCGCACCGGTACCGTTCGGCCGCCCGGGCCAGGTTTGGCTGATGCCCGGTGACGGTACAGGTCCGATCGAGACCGGCTTGCTCGCCTCGGTCGATTCCACATCGATGTTGTTCCGCGGGCGCCTGGCAGATGTTCGTGTCGTGCACGGAAAGTCCGTCGACGTGGGCAGGCTCGCGGCTGAGGTGGGGGCTCACGAGGGCGTCCTGACAGCGACTGTCGATCCCACACAGAGCAAGGCGCGCTTGCTGGTCGAGGTGGATCGCGGAATCGATGCCGAAAAGACGCGACGCCATTTGGCTCGTCTGTTGCCCGCCGGGGTCCGGCTCAAGGTACAGACGAGATGA
- a CDS encoding YdcF family protein: protein MRLRVATLVALAVIVVLAMSTVINTLYVNPAIAEPLTRADAVVVLGGTPYKRFEYGIELAERGLAPEVVISNSVGADDARLRRICATPTSVELTCFLPDPWTTRGEAQEIRTLAEQRGWKSIIVVTTKAHISRARYILGRCFGGDIMMTDYPEHLSLVDHVTGWIYQTAGWIRALTQRGC, encoded by the coding sequence ATGCGCCTGCGGGTGGCGACGCTGGTGGCACTCGCCGTCATCGTTGTGCTCGCGATGTCCACAGTGATCAACACCCTGTACGTGAATCCGGCGATCGCCGAGCCGCTTACGCGAGCGGACGCCGTCGTCGTTCTCGGCGGCACACCGTACAAGCGGTTCGAGTACGGGATCGAGCTCGCCGAGCGTGGGCTGGCGCCCGAGGTGGTGATATCGAATTCGGTGGGTGCCGACGATGCCCGGCTGCGCCGAATCTGCGCGACCCCGACGTCGGTTGAGCTGACGTGTTTCTTACCCGACCCATGGACCACTCGCGGGGAGGCTCAGGAAATCCGCACATTGGCTGAGCAGCGAGGCTGGAAGAGCATCATCGTCGTCACCACCAAAGCGCACATATCCCGTGCCCGTTATATCCTCGGCCGATGCTTCGGGGGCGACATCATGATGACCGACTACCCGGAACATCTGTCCCTCGTCGATCACGTGACGGGCTGGATCTATCAGACGGCCGGATGGATTCGCGCCCTCACACAACGCGGCTGCTGA
- a CDS encoding glycoside hydrolase family 55 protein, which yields MNRRRLLAGSVAVAAAVPLLAACGDDDQPAAPPDSPDLSESPNARNVRAFGAVGDGQADDTDAFFKACEAVDDRVVVYVPAGTYKVTRFPELPSFASVVGDGGDVSVIVYGGTQTLITLAGKQRVSFKRLGIFLTAQSATAVTVSGSFRCSFDSVVLRGNHSGDNYPQFDKQRGVVLDENSGGTAFINCDINNFGVGLTTRCIQNYVTSSKFTSNRTGVLGTGDDNNAGLSLTNVEFVSDNAPGTTDTHLRVDGAANDWWLTNVWFEGCTNAIVVGDSTGGPSQFGLINAKLAAREVCLDLRACRQPYLANVAFDPDADSDPEEIRVNAANCAEGTAINLISGSAFDLPATLFPPNWKVIGRGVESGSTFISPVVMRKSDENADILQFQGDEFKVTAAVNASGAWISENAEAGIVLKSPAGRYVRLTIDAAGRVATTDLGTARPR from the coding sequence ATGAACCGGCGCCGCCTGTTGGCGGGTTCGGTCGCGGTTGCGGCGGCGGTGCCACTGCTTGCCGCGTGCGGTGACGATGATCAGCCCGCGGCTCCACCTGATTCCCCGGATCTCTCGGAGTCGCCGAATGCCCGTAACGTCAGGGCATTCGGCGCTGTCGGGGACGGTCAGGCCGACGACACCGACGCCTTCTTCAAAGCGTGTGAAGCGGTCGACGACAGGGTCGTCGTCTACGTTCCGGCCGGTACGTACAAGGTGACGCGATTTCCCGAGTTGCCCAGCTTCGCATCCGTGGTCGGTGACGGCGGGGATGTGTCGGTGATCGTGTACGGCGGCACACAGACTTTGATCACCTTGGCAGGTAAGCAGCGCGTGTCGTTCAAACGACTGGGGATCTTCCTGACCGCGCAGTCGGCTACCGCAGTCACCGTGTCGGGGTCGTTTCGTTGCTCGTTCGACTCGGTGGTCCTGCGCGGGAACCACTCAGGCGACAACTACCCTCAATTCGACAAGCAGCGAGGTGTGGTCCTCGACGAGAACAGCGGCGGAACAGCATTCATCAACTGCGACATCAACAATTTCGGAGTGGGACTCACCACGAGGTGCATCCAGAACTACGTGACCTCGTCGAAGTTCACGAGTAATCGCACCGGTGTGCTCGGTACCGGCGACGACAACAATGCGGGCCTGTCTCTGACCAACGTCGAGTTCGTGAGCGACAATGCGCCCGGTACCACCGACACCCACCTTCGGGTCGACGGTGCTGCCAACGACTGGTGGCTGACCAACGTGTGGTTCGAAGGGTGCACCAACGCGATCGTCGTAGGCGATTCGACCGGTGGCCCATCGCAATTCGGACTCATCAACGCCAAACTGGCCGCACGCGAGGTGTGTCTGGACCTGCGGGCGTGCAGGCAGCCTTACCTCGCCAACGTCGCATTTGACCCCGATGCCGATTCGGATCCAGAAGAGATCCGGGTGAACGCCGCCAATTGCGCCGAGGGAACAGCCATCAACCTGATCTCCGGGAGCGCGTTTGATCTCCCGGCCACACTCTTCCCCCCGAACTGGAAAGTGATCGGGCGAGGCGTCGAGTCGGGAAGTACCTTCATCAGTCCCGTGGTGATGCGCAAGTCCGACGAGAATGCCGACATCCTTCAGTTCCAGGGTGACGAGTTCAAGGTCACCGCTGCAGTGAACGCGAGCGGCGCCTGGATCTCGGAGAATGCGGAAGCCGGGATCGTCCTGAAGTCGCCTGCCGGACGTTATGTTCGACTGACCATCGATGCAGCGGGACGCGTGGCGACCACCGATCTCGGCACAGCCCGGCCGCGTTGA
- a CDS encoding alpha/beta hydrolase: MNGAVTTVELPTYFGLDDSPMFGAVHMPADHRVRGAVVICGSVAKEHMDTIRGLRLLADELASRRILTLRFDYLGVGDSADAQVRGDTVARWKQSISTAVDYIRGCGVEEITAVGLRAGTLILDSVVGEIDSIHNVVYWDPVGRGRAFIREQQSLYRLTVGSDDTSPDQDVVEMIGASMSTAAAKEFSALDIRGDSGHVGSWLVVSRPEADRRVAAMGSRDNVTHLHAEGLADFTQPSSFLVRVPEQTVATIASWIDGVFGSDSRVADPVIRTTATFGPTESGGHPVIETIEFLGENDAFAIRSRPGDAGVLPEKTVVFFSTANDTHIGPNREWVDLGRAIAAAGGQALRWDRTGAGESGKPGADLLGIYTEEAINESVEIGRLAATDPRTLTVAGVCSGSWYAAYVARAIGAGSAVLINSIAWSWRRKSAMTGEIEPDDLGVPRSDPEWQKTPRARVKAMLQRHLPYWMWRLLGVRGITQVPEVLLRPLVQQGVSTTVILSPHDHDWFGSQRGPEGLARLKRSGPPPRIVTTGIGDHTAYHRTVRSVIRSTILERAEPETMR; this comes from the coding sequence ATGAACGGAGCTGTGACGACGGTCGAGCTCCCGACATATTTCGGTCTCGATGACAGCCCGATGTTCGGTGCCGTGCACATGCCCGCCGACCATCGTGTCCGCGGCGCAGTGGTGATCTGCGGGTCGGTCGCCAAGGAACACATGGACACCATCAGGGGCTTGCGGTTGCTGGCCGACGAATTGGCCTCCCGGCGCATCCTGACGCTGCGGTTCGACTATCTGGGCGTAGGGGATTCGGCCGACGCACAGGTCCGCGGCGACACGGTCGCGCGATGGAAGCAGAGCATCTCGACCGCAGTCGATTACATCCGCGGCTGTGGTGTCGAGGAGATCACCGCTGTCGGTTTGCGCGCCGGCACCCTGATACTCGACAGCGTTGTCGGGGAAATCGACTCGATCCATAATGTCGTCTACTGGGACCCGGTGGGCCGGGGGCGCGCTTTCATCCGTGAACAACAGAGTCTGTACCGCCTCACCGTCGGCAGTGATGACACCAGTCCGGATCAAGACGTGGTCGAGATGATCGGCGCGAGTATGTCGACTGCCGCCGCGAAGGAGTTCAGCGCCCTGGACATCCGCGGGGACTCCGGGCATGTCGGCAGCTGGCTTGTCGTCTCGCGGCCCGAGGCCGACCGGCGAGTGGCGGCGATGGGCTCGCGGGACAACGTGACCCACCTGCATGCCGAGGGTTTGGCGGACTTCACCCAGCCGTCGAGTTTCCTCGTCCGTGTGCCCGAACAGACGGTCGCTACCATAGCGAGCTGGATCGACGGAGTCTTCGGCAGCGACTCCCGCGTGGCAGACCCCGTCATCCGCACAACGGCCACGTTCGGTCCGACGGAGTCGGGTGGCCATCCCGTCATCGAGACGATCGAATTCCTGGGCGAGAACGATGCGTTCGCCATCCGATCGCGGCCCGGCGACGCCGGCGTCCTGCCCGAGAAGACGGTGGTGTTCTTCTCCACGGCGAACGACACACACATCGGTCCCAACCGGGAATGGGTGGACTTGGGCCGCGCTATCGCTGCCGCAGGCGGGCAGGCGTTGAGATGGGACCGGACCGGTGCCGGCGAATCCGGCAAGCCGGGGGCCGACCTGCTCGGGATCTACACCGAGGAGGCGATCAACGAGTCGGTGGAGATCGGCCGACTGGCCGCTACCGATCCACGAACTCTCACGGTCGCCGGAGTGTGCTCCGGTTCGTGGTACGCCGCCTACGTGGCCCGTGCCATCGGCGCCGGCTCGGCCGTCCTCATCAATTCGATCGCGTGGTCGTGGCGCCGAAAGAGCGCGATGACCGGTGAGATCGAACCAGACGACCTTGGGGTACCTCGAAGCGACCCCGAATGGCAGAAGACCCCGCGCGCCAGGGTGAAAGCCATGCTGCAGCGTCATCTTCCGTACTGGATGTGGCGTCTGCTGGGCGTGCGGGGCATCACCCAGGTTCCCGAGGTGCTGTTGCGCCCACTGGTGCAGCAAGGCGTCTCGACCACTGTGATCCTGTCACCGCACGACCATGACTGGTTCGGGTCACAACGCGGCCCCGAAGGATTGGCACGGCTGAAACGGAGTGGACCCCCGCCCCGGATAGTGACCACCGGAATCGGCGACCACACGGCTTATCACCGAACCGTACGATCGGTCATCCGCAGCACGATCCTCGAACGGGCAGAACCGGAAACGATGAGATGA
- a CDS encoding YveK family protein, whose protein sequence is MGVNDYVQVVRRRWAIVVIATLVGALLGGAYAATEEVQYTSTSQLFVAIADQNGSDPLQAGQAAQQRLVSYASLATGQAVTQGVIDQLNLDETTGDVAGRITVQYPPGTVLLNITTTGDSAAQARELNGAVDDQLQAVVRRLESVPGEAPRARVCPWSIRRPRALPVGAVHCS, encoded by the coding sequence ATGGGTGTGAACGATTACGTGCAGGTCGTACGGAGACGATGGGCGATCGTGGTGATCGCGACGCTGGTAGGTGCACTTCTCGGCGGCGCGTACGCCGCCACCGAAGAGGTCCAGTACACCTCGACGAGTCAGCTGTTCGTCGCCATCGCCGATCAGAACGGGAGCGACCCACTGCAGGCCGGCCAGGCTGCCCAGCAGAGGCTCGTGTCGTATGCGTCGTTGGCCACCGGCCAGGCCGTCACCCAGGGCGTCATCGATCAGCTCAACCTGGACGAGACGACAGGCGATGTGGCCGGCCGCATCACCGTGCAGTATCCGCCCGGCACCGTATTGCTGAACATCACGACGACCGGCGATTCCGCGGCGCAGGCCCGAGAACTCAACGGGGCCGTGGACGACCAATTGCAGGCGGTCGTACGCCGTTTGGAGTCGGTGCCCGGGGAGGCACCCCGGGCGCGAGTCTGTCCGTGGTCGATCCGCCGTCCGAGGGCACTGCCGGTGGGCGCAGTTCATTGCTCATGA
- a CDS encoding glycosyltransferase — MRILFVGDDWLGSNARSLADGFRQAGHEVYVIDSSKVTLPTRLSLPWGYAKVSGRRAPWTTTAVHEQIDAAVEAIKPDMLFCYKTIHLDQERLLQVPASIRVHYSADDVSNPYNTSPEYLAAEGGWDAVVTTKRHNVPEIVARGAKHVTFVLSAYDPAWHQPCAARTTRRYLVGFIGSRRPDRAPMLHRLARRYRDEMYLAGPGWQRDPVVLGSAANVAGAQYGQDLSIAIAPVTANLVLLNSDNRDTHTCRTFEVPAAGGLFVGERTPEHSELLDDGTEALLFSDEDEMQEQLARCRSNPDEAAAIAAAGYRRIVNGGHRYVDRAREIVADVC, encoded by the coding sequence ATGAGAATACTTTTTGTCGGCGACGACTGGCTCGGCAGCAACGCTCGCTCACTGGCCGATGGGTTCCGCCAGGCAGGGCACGAGGTCTACGTGATCGATTCGAGCAAGGTCACGTTACCCACCCGGCTCAGTCTGCCGTGGGGTTACGCCAAGGTCAGCGGCCGGCGAGCGCCCTGGACGACCACCGCCGTCCACGAACAGATCGACGCGGCGGTCGAGGCCATCAAGCCGGACATGTTGTTCTGCTACAAGACCATTCACCTGGACCAGGAACGACTGCTGCAGGTGCCTGCATCGATCCGGGTCCACTACAGCGCCGACGATGTGTCCAACCCGTACAACACGTCGCCGGAGTACCTAGCCGCCGAAGGCGGGTGGGACGCCGTGGTGACCACCAAACGACACAACGTGCCCGAGATCGTCGCCAGGGGCGCCAAGCACGTCACGTTCGTCCTGAGCGCCTACGACCCGGCATGGCATCAACCGTGCGCGGCGCGGACCACCCGCCGCTACCTGGTTGGTTTCATCGGGTCGCGGCGGCCCGATCGCGCGCCGATGCTGCATCGGCTGGCCCGCCGGTATCGCGACGAGATGTATCTGGCAGGACCGGGGTGGCAGCGTGATCCCGTGGTTCTGGGGTCGGCGGCCAATGTCGCGGGGGCTCAGTACGGGCAGGATCTGTCCATCGCGATCGCGCCAGTCACAGCAAACCTCGTCCTGCTCAACTCCGACAACCGTGACACACATACGTGCCGGACGTTCGAGGTCCCGGCTGCCGGTGGACTGTTCGTGGGCGAGCGCACACCAGAACACTCCGAACTGCTCGACGACGGGACAGAGGCTCTGCTCTTCTCCGACGAGGACGAGATGCAGGAGCAGCTCGCGCGATGCCGGAGCAACCCGGACGAGGCTGCGGCCATCGCCGCAGCGGGGTACCGCAGGATCGTGAACGGCGGTCACCGCTACGTCGACCGTGCCCGGGAGATCGTGGCCGATGTTTGTTGA
- a CDS encoding lipopolysaccharide biosynthesis protein, which yields MGKHSAGRDRGTRETGGRKSAIMAKVMLVRDVGLVSFGKYGQYLITLVTLPLIARILGTEGVGLLAISMSAYFLGALVIDLGITTFLAAELRDEDVRTMRSNYLAIRLGILGVIAVAAAAVFIFDNHIHLQMIMLGLLCGGISSMGEGWILLGQAKFGRLVIIEMSGRIVYLALLVSILPHVRTPEAAMLCLVASSAIPVAWTWIVTVRAFGMPRRPKGIGPMLRLGAPVLTSRLLENTYEQGVATLFSMALSTRSMGIFSASDRPIQAISSTLDAIGFSLLPRLAARKHDSDFWTSIRRGIVTVFAIAVVASIAAALIAPIAIPLIFGQEFEKAVAVMQLQAFILPGTAVASFVTTAVLPICRDTRGVLFGSMIGTACILVFLAVALNNHSVWAMVTGMLVAESVVAVFYLFRVRHLMRVHPSLKQTDEAPVTTEVAHLGASGA from the coding sequence GTGGGTAAGCATTCGGCCGGACGTGATCGTGGAACCCGAGAAACCGGCGGACGTAAATCGGCGATCATGGCCAAGGTGATGCTGGTCCGCGACGTCGGACTGGTCTCGTTCGGCAAATACGGGCAGTACCTGATCACCCTTGTGACACTGCCGCTGATCGCCCGGATCCTCGGTACCGAGGGCGTCGGCCTACTTGCCATCAGCATGTCTGCCTACTTCTTGGGCGCTCTGGTGATCGACCTCGGAATCACCACGTTCCTCGCAGCGGAATTGCGGGACGAAGACGTACGGACGATGCGAAGCAACTACCTCGCCATCCGTCTAGGAATTCTCGGCGTCATCGCCGTCGCTGCCGCGGCGGTATTCATCTTCGACAACCACATCCACCTGCAGATGATCATGCTCGGTCTCCTGTGCGGCGGCATCTCATCGATGGGAGAGGGCTGGATCCTCCTCGGGCAGGCCAAGTTCGGGCGTCTGGTGATCATCGAGATGTCGGGACGCATCGTCTACCTGGCCCTGTTGGTGTCGATACTGCCGCACGTCCGCACCCCCGAGGCCGCGATGCTCTGTCTGGTCGCCTCGAGCGCGATACCGGTCGCGTGGACCTGGATCGTGACGGTTCGAGCTTTCGGGATGCCGCGTAGGCCAAAGGGGATCGGTCCGATGCTCCGGCTGGGTGCTCCGGTCCTGACGTCGCGCCTGCTCGAGAACACCTATGAGCAAGGTGTCGCGACACTCTTCTCGATGGCGCTGTCCACGCGTTCGATGGGCATCTTCTCGGCCAGTGACCGTCCGATCCAGGCGATTTCGTCGACGCTCGACGCGATCGGTTTCAGTTTGTTGCCTCGGCTCGCCGCCCGCAAGCACGACAGCGACTTCTGGACTTCGATCCGGCGGGGAATCGTGACGGTCTTCGCGATCGCTGTCGTGGCCTCCATCGCAGCCGCGCTCATCGCACCGATCGCCATCCCCCTCATCTTCGGCCAAGAGTTCGAAAAGGCTGTTGCCGTCATGCAATTGCAGGCGTTCATCCTCCCGGGTACGGCGGTGGCATCGTTCGTCACCACCGCAGTGCTGCCCATCTGCCGGGACACGCGGGGCGTTCTCTTCGGGTCGATGATCGGTACCGCCTGCATCCTGGTGTTTCTCGCGGTGGCGTTGAACAATCACTCCGTCTGGGCGATGGTCACCGGGATGCTCGTCGCGGAGAGTGTGGTCGCCGTGTTCTATCTGTTCCGGGTTCGTCACCTCATGCGCGTTCATCCTTCGTTGAAGCAGACCGACGAGGCGCCGGTGACAACCGAAGTCGCGCACCTGGGGGCCAGTGGAGCATGA
- a CDS encoding glycosyltransferase family 4 protein: MRQSIRRRRSVRGDDLVTFISHTAAASGAELATVRLATALEAKGVATSVLFTDTGPMVEELHRRAIPVNVVSGPFDSSRVRIGGSVTALPIGVWHMVHTGWTLGGFAKQSGSTILVAESTKALLMGTIAARRARLPLIWHVHDRISSEYFGTALASIIRVLGWVVSAGYIANSTSTLKSLLTSRKRAVVAYPGIEPVVVPSREPRPPAEVEIAMVGRLERWKGQDLLLRALAVSAFRPSVTFVGGAHFGEDFGTELTELARELGLQDRVTFAGHVSDPTSILADADIAVHCSRTTEPFGQVIVEAMAAGCAVIAANSGGPLEIVSDGVDGLLVDPTDTTSFAAALDSLIEDSDRRSEMAERARATSTRFTIEETAAIVAQFLGVADRDGVGGRGRG; this comes from the coding sequence ATGAGGCAGTCCATCCGGCGAAGACGGTCCGTGCGTGGCGACGACCTGGTGACCTTCATCTCTCACACTGCGGCCGCATCCGGAGCGGAACTCGCGACGGTTCGATTGGCCACGGCCCTCGAAGCCAAGGGCGTGGCGACGTCTGTGCTGTTCACGGACACAGGGCCGATGGTGGAAGAACTGCACCGCAGGGCCATACCGGTGAACGTGGTCTCCGGACCGTTCGACAGCTCCCGGGTCCGAATCGGCGGTTCCGTCACCGCACTGCCCATCGGCGTGTGGCACATGGTGCACACCGGATGGACGTTGGGTGGTTTCGCGAAGCAGTCAGGGAGCACGATCCTGGTGGCCGAATCCACAAAGGCGCTGCTCATGGGAACCATAGCGGCTCGCCGAGCGCGCCTGCCCCTCATCTGGCACGTGCACGACCGGATCTCCTCGGAGTACTTCGGCACAGCACTCGCGTCGATCATCCGGGTACTGGGCTGGGTGGTCAGCGCTGGATACATCGCCAACAGCACGTCTACGCTGAAGTCATTACTCACCTCGCGCAAGCGGGCAGTGGTGGCCTATCCGGGCATTGAGCCGGTCGTCGTGCCGTCCAGGGAGCCGCGCCCACCTGCCGAGGTCGAGATCGCGATGGTCGGGCGCCTCGAGCGATGGAAAGGTCAGGATCTTTTGCTGCGCGCGCTAGCCGTCTCGGCATTCCGGCCGTCCGTGACCTTCGTCGGCGGTGCGCATTTCGGTGAGGACTTCGGCACCGAACTCACCGAGCTCGCTCGTGAATTGGGCCTGCAGGACCGGGTGACCTTCGCCGGCCATGTGTCCGACCCGACCTCGATTCTGGCCGACGCCGATATCGCCGTTCACTGTTCGCGGACCACCGAACCGTTCGGACAGGTGATCGTCGAGGCGATGGCCGCCGGCTGTGCGGTGATCGCCGCGAACTCCGGTGGCCCGCTCGAGATCGTCTCCGACGGTGTGGACGGACTTCTGGTGGACCCCACAGACACGACAAGCTTTGCCGCCGCGCTCGATTCGCTCATCGAAGATTCAGACCGCCGAAGCGAGATGGCCGAGCGCGCGCGAGCCACTTCCACGCGGTTCACCATCGAAGAGACCGCTGCGATCGTCGCGCAATTCCTCGGTGTAGCCGACCGCGACGGCGTGGGAGGCCGCGGACGTGGGTAA